DNA sequence from the Paenibacillus azoreducens genome:
CAAAAAGGCAGCCATTATCTTCTTGAATATAGAGGAATCGTGCAAAAAAAATCGGATTTTCATGATCTGTTCTCCTGCGTTCGTTTAGTAAGCAATCCGATATTATTCTTTGACACTGCCCATCACAATCCCTTTAATGAAGAACCGTTGCAGGAACGGATAGACGATCAGAATCGGGAATGCCGCAACGAAAATCTGCGCCGCCCTACTCGTACGATCAGATAACTTAATCATCAACTCGACGTTCTCCGCCTTAATAAAACGGAAATCATTTTTGATAATAATAGTCTGCAGGAACGTCTGCAGCGGGTAATTCTCCGGATGATTCATATACAAAATCCCGTCAAACCAGCTGTTCCAATGCCCTACAATCGTGAAGAGGCCTGTGGTTGCAAGAGCCGGCAAAGACAACGGCACATAGATTTTCCATAACGTCGTGAAGTGGCCAGCCCCGTCGATCCGTGAGGATTCCTCCAGTTCCTTCGGTAAGTTGCGATAGAAATTAAGCAATAGAATAACGTTGAATACCGGAACCGCACCTGGCAAGACCAAAGCCCAAATGGTATCCAGCATTCCTAACGACTTCACCGTTAAATACATGGGTATGAGGCCGCCGCTGAAGAGAATCGTAAATACAAAGACCCAAGTATACCAGGTACGTAATCTAAACTGCGAAGTATCTTTCGATAATGGATACGCTGTAACAATCGTTATCAGCATGCTGATCGTCGTTCCGATCGCAACGCGCTTCACGGACACCCAGAAGGCGCGCAAGTATTCCGGCTTTCCGAATACGTTGTCATAAGCGGCCGTCGTGAAATCAACCGGCCACAAAAGGACTTTACCGGCTGATGCCGCAGTACCGGAGCTGAATGAGATCGCTAATATATGAATAATTGGCATAAGACACAACAAAGATATAAAAGCTAGAAAGATGAAATTGAATACCAGAAACACCTTCCTAGACCATGAGCTATGATTAGGCACGGCTATGTCTCCCTTCTGAATTACCTGCTAGAAAATGCGGTAATTCGCTACACGATAAGCTAGCACATAGGAACATGTGATGAGAATAAAACTTACGATTGATTTCAGCAGCCCTACAGCCGTTGCAAATCCGAACTGAGCCTGCTGGATCCCCATACGGTAGACGAAGGTATCGATAATATCCGCGCTTTCATAGACCGGAGGACTGTACAAGTTGAATATTTGATCAAATCCGGCATTAAGTACGTTCCCAATACTCAGGGTCAGCATCAAAACGATAATCGGCAGCATGCCTGGAAGCGTAATATAAAAAGTCTGCTTGATGCGGCCTGCGCCATCGATTTGCGCTGCTTCATAAAGCGACGGGTTAATATTCGTGAGCGCCGCCAGATAGACAATCGTACCAAAGCCGAATTCCTTCCATACATCCGAGAGAACCATCACATATGGAAACCAGCTGTTGCTGCCCAAGAAAAAAATCGGCTTAACCCCGAACAATCCCAAAACTTGATTTAAAATCCCGGAGGATGGTGACAAAACATCAATCAAAATGCCGCTTAACAAAACCCAAGATAGAAAGTGAGGCAAATATACAAGCGTTTGAAAGGTTCTCTTAACCCATTCCCTACGCAGTTCATTCAATAAAATAGCGATACTGATCGGAACGACCAGCCCTGCAATGATTTTCATGACCGCAATGAATATCGTATTAAAAAAGATGCGGCCGATATCCGGATACTCCATCAACAACCGGAAGTTCTTCAAACCGATAAAAGGCGAACCGAACAACCCTTTATTCGGTATATATTTCTGAAACGCCATCATGATTCCCACCATAGGGATGTAACTGAAGATAAGAACAAGAATAAGACCTGGCAGCAGCATCATATGAAGCGGCCATTCCTTTTTAAACATTCGCGTTAACCCTCTCATGCCCCTCACCTCGCTGTGTTTCTCTGTATAGAAAGAGGGACTGACTTCGATCAATCCCTCCATCGGTCTTTCTAAAACTTATTTATTTGCTTTGTACCATTCGTTAACTTCTTTCGTAATTTCGTCGCCGCCAAGTTTTTTCCACTCTTCAACGAATTTGTCGAACTCATCAACAGACACTTGGTTCATGATGATTTTGAAGTATACTTCATCACGCTTCTTGGTCAAGATTTCTTGACGTTCTGCCATCGTTTCCGTAGGGGCGCCGTAGAATTTGTTTTGCAGGTATTCTTTGTTTTGCTGGATTTTAGGGTTATGCGATACCGCGCCTTTTGGACCCGAGATCAGCACTTCCCACCACATATTGATATCGCTACCATCGATAAATTTCATCGCACGTTCATAACGACCCTTCTGGTCTGCAGTTTGAAGAATGCTAGGATCTTTCGTTTCGATCGCTTTCGGCAGAATTTCGCCGTTGTTATCCATCTGTTTGCCTACGCGAAGCGGGTTCAGCAGCCAGTAGTTGTTGCCTTTTTCTTGTTTGTCTTTACCATACAGATAGATTTTTTGCTCATCTGTCGCATTCATCGTATTATCCACGACGATCCATTGGTTCAGCAATTTGATAACGCCTTCAGGATGCTGTGCTTTTTTGGAAATGACATAGTACTGGTCCACACCTAAGCCGATTTGGTTCAGCGTTGGACTATCGTCCACGGAAGGAATCGGGTATACGCCCCATTCTTGAACAACTTTACCGTTTACAACTGCGCCTTTTGCGAGCTGTGCCGGGGTCCAGGCAGCACCGAATACAAGCCCTATGCTGTTGTTGTAAATAAGCTCGGATTCTTTATCGGCATCTTTAACCGTGAATTCAGGATCGATCAGACCTTTTTTGAACATATCTTGAAGCGCTTTAAGCGCATCTTTTACTTGCGGTTGGATGTCACTGTTCATCAGTCCACCGTTTCCATCTTCCATCCAGAGATTTTCATAAGCATGGTAACCGTTAAGGAATGCACGCAATCCGGTTACTCCAGTATCAATACTGAATGGGTTTTTGCTTACTGCAATGCCGTAAGCTTTGCCTGACCCGCCCGGATCCTTCGTTTTGAAAGCTTCAGCGATCGCCATCAGATCAGCCATTGTCTTCGGTTCCGGCAGGTTTAACTTTTTAAGCCAGTCCGTTCGTACGAACAAGTACTGATATTGGTAAGGATTATACGAGCTCGGAATCCCCATTAATTTGCCGTCGAACGTGGCCGTTTTCATCTGCATGCCGCCGTCCATCGTCAAAAATTTCTTCGTTTCATCTGTCGCGTATTGGTCATACACATCCGTGATGTCCATGATCATGTCCGCTTCCGTTAATTCTTTCAATTGTGTTGCATCCACACGCGCGAAGTCCGGCAGGTCGTTGGCTGCAATCGTCATTTTTAATTTTTCTTTGAACTGATTGTCATCCGCCGCTATCCATTTGTTTGTAATCTTCACGCCGATATCTTTTTCGTAAGCGTCATACACGGCATTCTTTTCGAAACTTTCGCCTTGATCGAATTTAAGATACGGGTCGCTTGGCGATACCGTCGAAACTTCAATGACCTGATTCCCATCTTCCTTCTGTCCCTGTTGCGCTGTCTCAGGCTTTTTCTCTGCCTCTTTCGCGCCTTCACTGTTGTTGGAGTTACCACATGCCGTCAGTGCCATGCACAGAATCAGGGTAACACTCAACAAGAATTTGCTGCTTTTCATATAACCCCTCCCCAATGTTCTAAGTAGTGTGCGTGCAGTTGATTTCTCTTTGTGATCCTTCCTATATTTAGTATAGAAAAGTGACTAACCCCATTCTATATACCAGTCTTTACTTTCGTATACAACTCTTGATATTGAAGGTCGGCCATAATGTTCTGGCTATTCAAGAGCATGTCGACCCGCAACTGTTAAACCGCAGCAGCGCGACATCATGAGCATGCTCCGCGAGAAAATGCTGTGCCGCAGATGAAAACGAAAATCATGAACGAAGTCTGGGCTTCCTAATCGCAAAGGCGCTTGGGTTTGTGGACACAAAAAAACCGACTCGCTTGGGAATCGGTCATTATCCTTATTTAAAATTACGTTTCATTGCACCATGTTTGAATGAAGTAATCACATAACGCTCGCCGTTATCCAGTACTTTGTAAGACACAACATACCGATCTACGATGCAGTAATACGTATTGCGATATTCACGCGAAGGCATTATGGTTCCCATCTTGACAACTTGTTCTTCCACACGTCTGATGAGGTTTAATTTATATTCCCTTGTTTCTTGTTCGGTGAAATGATCACTCCTGATTTGCCGAAGCCGATTAGCTGCCGTTTCCGTCCACTGGACAATCAACTACAGCTCACCACGCTTCACCGATTCGATTAGATCTTCTGTAGAGTACAATTTGCCCTCCATTAGATCCTTCTCTGATGCTTCGATCATTTGGCGGATTTCAGGGTCAGAATCCAGTTCATCTACAGGACTGTAGACCTCATATTCCAAGCCATCTATACGAATAAATTCTTTACGATCTTTCAAATACGATTCAATGACCGTACCATCAGGAGCTTTTAGACTAAAATTCATCCCTTTCAACCTCCTTTTGCCTTTCGTAATCTGCAACAACCTTGCCCTTTATCAAAATTATAACACATCCCCTATTCCTGACTCATTAACAAAAAATAAACCTAAACTTACTTTACATCACATTTGAGATGCAGCTTGTAACCCGTCTATTTGATCGCGTTTCGCGTCCAGAAAATCCAACCACAAATCAACGACCTGCTTGCCGTTAATTAGGTCGATATTTAAGCCCTGCGCATACGTATAGGCATTTGAGGTAAAATCACTTGTTGTAATCACATAAAGGGTCTCTTTCATATCTTCATGAGAGGAGAATGCTTCAAGAGCATTTTCTTGATAGTTCACTAGCAGTAATCACTATTGACCATTAGCATTATTAATTCCCACACTCGCTGCATACAATAAACTGGAGGATTTTTCAAGGAGAACCGCCCCTGGCGCTAACCACAACACCCATCTCACAATGCCCCCCTATAATAACAAAAGCCATCCAGCGCTAACGTGCGTTCTTCTGGACACAGGAAGGAGCACAGAATTCATGAGCGATGAAATCAAACAACTTGAATATGCGATCACTGAAATCATGGAAATTGCCGACGGCTTTGGTCTCGATTACTATCCGATGCGATATGAAATCTGCCCGGCAGACATCATTTACACCTTTGGCGCTTACGGTATGCCAACGCGATTCTCGCATTGGAGCTTCGGCAAAACCTTCAACAAAATGAAAATGCAATACGACTTCGGGCTCAGCAAAATTTACGAGCTAGTCATCAATTCCAACCCCTGCTACGCTTTCCTGCTTGACGGCAACTCGCTCATTCAAAACAAGCTGATCGTCGCGCATGTCCTTGCGCACTGCGATTTTTTCAAAAATAATTACCGTTTCTCCACTTCCAACCGCAATATGGTGGAAAGCATGTCGGCCACGGCCGAGCGAATCAGCCACTATGAAATGGAGCATGGAACGGAAGCCGTTGAAAGCTTTATCGACGCCGTCCTGGCTATTCAGGAGCATGTCGACCCGCAGCTGATCAAGCCGCAGCATCTCGACAAACAGCGTTACATGGAGCTTAAGATCAAAGAGCAGAAGGAAAACGCCAGGCAGGAACCGCCTGCAAGCGAATACGATGATCTGTGGAACCTGGATACGCCCAAAAGCAAGGAAAAAAGCGAAATCGGGACGCGCCACTTCCCGCCCGAGCCGGAAAAGGACATCATGTGGTTCATCCAGGAGTTTTCCGAAGTATTGGAGGATTGGCAGCGCGACATCATGAGCATGCTCCGCGAGGAAATGCTGTACTTCTGGCCGCAGATGGAAACGAAAATCATGAACGAAGGCTGGGCTTCCTATTGGCATCAACGCATCATCCGGGAGCTCGACCTCACCAGCGAGGAGACCATCGAATTCGCCAAATTGAATGCCTCGGTCGTGCAGCCGTCACAGAGCAGCCTCAATCCTTATTATCTTGGACTCAAAATTTTCGAAGACATCGAGCGGCGCTGGGATAACCCGACCAAAGAAGAGCAGGAGCTTACAGGACGGAAGCCCGGCAAGGGACGTGAGAAAATTTTTGAAGTGCGCGAATTTGATTCCGATATCTCGTTTATCCGCAACTATTTGACGAAAGAACTTACGGAGGATTTGGACTTATACGTATTTGAGAAAAAAGGCCCGGAATGGAAAATCACCGACAAAGCGTGGGAACGCGTCCGGGATCAGCTTGTCGTCTCCAGAGTGAACGGCGGCAACCCGTATTTGGTCGTCACCGATGGGGATTATTTGCGCAACGGGGAACTGGTCATCCGGCATGAATACGAAGGCACCGAACTGGATTTGAAATACATGGAGCGGACCATGCCCTATGTTTACAAGCTTTGGGGCCGCTCCGTTCATCTGGAAACAGTGATCGAGGACAAAAAAGTGATGTTTTCGCATGACGGCAAAAAGCTGCACCGCAAGTTTGTTTAACACCGCACCCACGACCACAAGGCGATAAAAGGACGGCCTTTTTCGGTAACCGCCCCGGAAAAGGCCTTTTTTACATGTCCATGCAGAAAATCCAGCTCCTTTGTTATTCCAAAAAAACTAAAATAACCCCACAAAGTGGAGCCTATGCTTCGATGCTTATTCCAAATACTTTGCGGGGACCCCCAAAAAAACTTATAAATTCTATACTGCTAAAAAAAGAGCATGCCGCTTGCAGCAGCATACTCTTTTTTTACTATCTCGTAATCTCCGAACCTACAAGCCTTGCTGTCGATTCCCGGATGACCAGGCTGGCTGGTTCCATAACGACAGGCGGCGGATAATCCGGATTTTTGATCATGGCGATCAGTTCTTCAATCGATTTGACGCCGATGGTGTGAATATTTTGGTTTACCGTCGTCAACGCCGGTTTAAACAGCTCCGCTTCAAAAATATTATCGAAGCCCACCACCGAAATATCTTCAGGGACAGTTAATCCCCGCGCTTCAATGGCATGAATCGCCCCAAAGGCCGTCATATCGGAGGTACAGACAACAGCTGTCGGCGGCGCATCCAGCTGCAGCAGCTCCTGCATCCCCGTAAGACCGCTTTCAAAGGAATAATCTCCAGCCAGGACATAATCCGCACGATACGGAATCGAAGCTGCCTGCAGGCCGTCACGGTACCCTGCCAGCCGACTGTCATTTACCGCTTGTCCGGGAATTCCCGCCAAACATGCAATGCGGCGATGCCCCAACTCATATAGATGCTGAACTGCCATATGTACTCCGCTTCGATTATCAGTCGTAATATTGCCGGCACGATGTCCAGTCACATCCGTATCCACAAACATCGTCGGGATACCGGATTGAATCAGTTCCTGGATGCAGCGATGTTCCTTTTCCACGCCGAACACCACGACACCATCCAAATTGCGGCTTTGGCAATGATCGGCAAAGGAATAATCGGGATCATTCAGCCGCGCCGACAAACGCATCAGATCGTATCCGCTGTTTTCCAGGGCCGTTTTGACCCCTTCCAGCAGCATCGACACATATGGATTCGTAAATGGTATATTAATCAGGACGCCAACGGTCCATGATCTCCCTGTTACCAACCCACGCGCAATTACATTGGGTCTATAACGAAGCAGTGCAATCGCATTTTTAACTTTTTTCCTCGTTTTTTCGCTGACATCCGGGTAATGGTTAATCACCTTGGATACTGTCGCTACTGAAACTCCTGCTTCCTTTGCCACATCATGAATTGAAGCCAACTCGATCACCTCGGACACGGATTGCCTAAATCCACCTTCATGCCGATCCTTCCATCCTCTATTATACTCGAAAGGAAAAATCAGCCATATTAATATTTTGCATGAAATTGGTAGATTAAGCAATCCCTTCAAAGAAAAATTAACTTTTCTTTTGAATTTCCGCCAGATCCTCGGTCAGTTTTTCGATCATGTTGACGAAGGAAGCAAGCTCTTGCGAGCTGCTGGCCTGCTCCCTGGCATGCAGGGTTGTTTTTTCCGTTTCCTCCCGGACTTTGTTCAAACGCTGCATAATCCCCGCCACTTTATCTTGTATTTGCTCCAATGCTTCGCGAGAGTGGGCAGCCAGTTTACGCACTTCTCCGGCAACCACCGCAAATCCGCGCCCCATATCACCGGCATGTGCGGCCTCAATGGCGGCATTCAGTCCAAGCAAATGCGTCTGATCCGCGATCCCTTTAATAAGCTCGCCCATATTTTCGATCTGCTGCACTTCTCCGTGAAGCTCGTCCATCAGTTCATGGGCCGTTTCTTGGGAATCGGCCGTTACTTGTGCGGAGGCGGCAATCTGCCCGGCGCTTTCGTTCAGTTCCTCCATCATGCCCGTCAATTGCTGCACAACATCTGTAACCGCTTGCAATACATGCTCCTTTTCATCCGCCAAATCCTTCAGCTTCTCTCTTTCCTTCAACTCGTAAGCTTCCAATACGAGCTGTGAGTCCAGATTGAACATTTTGCTAAGGGAGTGAATCACCGTTATCCATCCATCCGGCACAACCTGACGCAGCAAATCGGTGGCAATGTCCAGATATGTCATATAGCTTCCCAGATAAAATTCAACGTTTAAACCGACACGGGAGTGTACAAGTCCGATCGCGATTCTTTTTTGGATATATGCTTCATCAATCCTGCCGTCAGCCAGTGACATCCAGTAATCCCGCTGGGTATCCTTAAGTCTCTCAATTGTCGTGGTTCTATTAATAATTTCCATCAGTTCAGGCACTGTAGCGATTTGCTGATAAAAACGGACCACGACCTCTTCTACGACTTTGGCGAATATAGGGCGGAAACCCTTTAAAATTTCCATATCATTTTCGGTCAGTTTAATATAATCAACCTGTTTTCTACGCTGTGGAGACACATCAATCATACCAATAGTCCTCCTTCTTTAGTCCTAAACTTTTTCGCTATATATGCCAACTTTGTATATTATAGACTATATTTTCAGGGAATCCACTAAATTCGAAAAAAATTTAACATTTTTTTCTGTGTCAAGATTTTGCAAAATTAGATTCCATTTAAAAAAACCGCCCTCTTTCCGAGGACGGCATTGAT
Encoded proteins:
- a CDS encoding carbohydrate ABC transporter permease; protein product: MPIIHILAISFSSGTAASAGKVLLWPVDFTTAAYDNVFGKPEYLRAFWVSVKRVAIGTTISMLITIVTAYPLSKDTSQFRLRTWYTWVFVFTILFSGGLIPMYLTVKSLGMLDTIWALVLPGAVPVFNVILLLNFYRNLPKELEESSRIDGAGHFTTLWKIYVPLSLPALATTGLFTIVGHWNSWFDGILYMNHPENYPLQTFLQTIIIKNDFRFIKAENVELMIKLSDRTSRAAQIFVAAFPILIVYPFLQRFFIKGIVMGSVKE
- a CDS encoding ABC transporter permease — its product is MRGLTRMFKKEWPLHMMLLPGLILVLIFSYIPMVGIMMAFQKYIPNKGLFGSPFIGLKNFRLLMEYPDIGRIFFNTIFIAVMKIIAGLVVPISIAILLNELRREWVKRTFQTLVYLPHFLSWVLLSGILIDVLSPSSGILNQVLGLFGVKPIFFLGSNSWFPYVMVLSDVWKEFGFGTIVYLAALTNINPSLYEAAQIDGAGRIKQTFYITLPGMLPIIVLMLTLSIGNVLNAGFDQIFNLYSPPVYESADIIDTFVYRMGIQQAQFGFATAVGLLKSIVSFILITCSYVLAYRVANYRIF
- a CDS encoding extracellular solute-binding protein; the encoded protein is MKSSKFLLSVTLILCMALTACGNSNNSEGAKEAEKKPETAQQGQKEDGNQVIEVSTVSPSDPYLKFDQGESFEKNAVYDAYEKDIGVKITNKWIAADDNQFKEKLKMTIAANDLPDFARVDATQLKELTEADMIMDITDVYDQYATDETKKFLTMDGGMQMKTATFDGKLMGIPSSYNPYQYQYLFVRTDWLKKLNLPEPKTMADLMAIAEAFKTKDPGGSGKAYGIAVSKNPFSIDTGVTGLRAFLNGYHAYENLWMEDGNGGLMNSDIQPQVKDALKALQDMFKKGLIDPEFTVKDADKESELIYNNSIGLVFGAAWTPAQLAKGAVVNGKVVQEWGVYPIPSVDDSPTLNQIGLGVDQYYVISKKAQHPEGVIKLLNQWIVVDNTMNATDEQKIYLYGKDKQEKGNNYWLLNPLRVGKQMDNNGEILPKAIETKDPSILQTADQKGRYERAMKFIDGSDINMWWEVLISGPKGAVSHNPKIQQNKEYLQNKFYGAPTETMAERQEILTKKRDEVYFKIIMNQVSVDEFDKFVEEWKKLGGDEITKEVNEWYKANK
- a CDS encoding type II toxin-antitoxin system RelE/ParE family toxin, whose product is MIVQWTETAANRLRQIRSDHFTEQETREYKLNLIRRVEEQVVKMGTIMPSREYRNTYYCIVDRYVVSYKVLDNGERYVITSFKHGAMKRNFK
- a CDS encoding restriction endonuclease, giving the protein MNYQENALEAFSSHEDMKETLYVITTSDFTSNAYTYAQGLNIDLINGKQVVDLWLDFLDAKRDQIDGLQAASQM
- a CDS encoding SpoVR family protein; the protein is MSDEIKQLEYAITEIMEIADGFGLDYYPMRYEICPADIIYTFGAYGMPTRFSHWSFGKTFNKMKMQYDFGLSKIYELVINSNPCYAFLLDGNSLIQNKLIVAHVLAHCDFFKNNYRFSTSNRNMVESMSATAERISHYEMEHGTEAVESFIDAVLAIQEHVDPQLIKPQHLDKQRYMELKIKEQKENARQEPPASEYDDLWNLDTPKSKEKSEIGTRHFPPEPEKDIMWFIQEFSEVLEDWQRDIMSMLREEMLYFWPQMETKIMNEGWASYWHQRIIRELDLTSEETIEFAKLNASVVQPSQSSLNPYYLGLKIFEDIERRWDNPTKEEQELTGRKPGKGREKIFEVREFDSDISFIRNYLTKELTEDLDLYVFEKKGPEWKITDKAWERVRDQLVVSRVNGGNPYLVVTDGDYLRNGELVIRHEYEGTELDLKYMERTMPYVYKLWGRSVHLETVIEDKKVMFSHDGKKLHRKFV
- a CDS encoding LacI family DNA-binding transcriptional regulator, translating into MSEVIELASIHDVAKEAGVSVATVSKVINHYPDVSEKTRKKVKNAIALLRYRPNVIARGLVTGRSWTVGVLINIPFTNPYVSMLLEGVKTALENSGYDLMRLSARLNDPDYSFADHCQSRNLDGVVVFGVEKEHRCIQELIQSGIPTMFVDTDVTGHRAGNITTDNRSGVHMAVQHLYELGHRRIACLAGIPGQAVNDSRLAGYRDGLQAASIPYRADYVLAGDYSFESGLTGMQELLQLDAPPTAVVCTSDMTAFGAIHAIEARGLTVPEDISVVGFDNIFEAELFKPALTTVNQNIHTIGVKSIEELIAMIKNPDYPPPVVMEPASLVIRESTARLVGSEITR
- a CDS encoding globin-coupled sensor protein is translated as MIDVSPQRRKQVDYIKLTENDMEILKGFRPIFAKVVEEVVVRFYQQIATVPELMEIINRTTTIERLKDTQRDYWMSLADGRIDEAYIQKRIAIGLVHSRVGLNVEFYLGSYMTYLDIATDLLRQVVPDGWITVIHSLSKMFNLDSQLVLEAYELKEREKLKDLADEKEHVLQAVTDVVQQLTGMMEELNESAGQIAASAQVTADSQETAHELMDELHGEVQQIENMGELIKGIADQTHLLGLNAAIEAAHAGDMGRGFAVVAGEVRKLAAHSREALEQIQDKVAGIMQRLNKVREETEKTTLHAREQASSSQELASFVNMIEKLTEDLAEIQKKS